The segment CATCTTCGCAGAGGAATACTCTAATCTCTTTGTTGTTCATAGCTATTATTTGATTTGTTGTGAATTATTCTGTTTATTGTCGATTAGATACTCTTGAGCGGCAATAGTTTAATCTTCATTATCATTCTTTTTAGATTCACTCTGTGCTAGGAATGGTATGCGAAGTGACATCTTCGTCCCGACTCCCAGCTTACTGAAGACCTTGACCTCGCCTCCCATACCTTGGATAGCTCGCTGTACGTAAGCTAGACCGAGACCAAAGCCCTTCACGTCATGGCGGTCACCCGTATGGACACGATAAAACTGATCGAAGATATGCGCTCTATCCTGACGAGAGATACCGATACCATTATCTTGGATATCTATGATCAGGTAGGTATCATCGTTTCGTGTGGTTAGGGTGATGATCGGAGGTATATCCTCCTTGCGATATTTCAGACTGTTGTCTATCACATTAGATATAACGTTCTGAAAGGCGATTTTATCACATAGGACTCTATAGTGCTCAGCCTCCAGAGCTAGCACGAGCTCTCCATGCGCCTCTGTGAGCTTCATGACATAGGCACTGCTTAGGTCTCTAATCTCCTCGTGAGCATCTAGCTCCACAGGGTAGGTCTTGAGCACACCACGCTCCATCGTTGAGGACTGCAAGACTTGATCTACTAGTAGCGTGAGTCGATCTACCTCCTTAAGCATCGTCTGAGTGATACGCTTGCGTCTCTCCTCAGACTCCTCCACAGACGGGTCTTCGAGCATCTCACAGGCTAGACGTATGGAGCTCACGGGAGTCTTGAGCTCATGAGTCATGTTGCTTACAAAGTCTTTACGCTCTCGCAAGTAGTGCTGCTGTCGTACAAGGATCGCGATTGCCAGTGCGCTGAGCATCACAATCACTAGCAGCGTAGCAGCTGAGGGGAGCGTATAGATTAGATTGCCCATATGGTGGCTATGATCCATGAAGATCAACTCAATATAAGGCAACTGTAGCTCATCCTGTGTGTCTAGATAGGAATTTGATTGGACGAAAAGATCCCTCCGCAACACTAGAGGAGCCTTTCGTGAGGGGACGTAAGTGTCAGGTACGGTCGTATAGACCGACTGCCCCCTACTATCATAGAGTGTAAACTCAAAAGCCTCCGTTATCCCGACCTGTGCCAACTCGCGCACTAATGCTTTCTGCAAGAAATCTACATTGACCCTCTGTCTGAGAGGCTGATCATTACGCTTGAGGATGGTACGTAGTACCGCCTCATCAAGGAGATTACGATGATAGAAGTAAGTGTTGAGTAGCTTATTTTGCAATGCTTTTGTGTGCTCTTTGCCCCGCCTATTCACACGAGCCTCTGCCCATGGGGGACAGGTCGCCCGCTGAGAGTTGCCATAACCATTCCACACCTCGCTACCGTCTGACATATAGCTTGCTGAGAGAGCTCCTGACCCCTCCACACCAGGCTGGAGAGAGTCTTGCAGACCAAACTTCTGCACATCTTTCTGTGTGAGTACCGAACGTAACTGACGCTCCACCTCATCTTGCTCCAACGACCGAGAGACCTCGTCCAATGCTCTCTGAGCCAAAGTCTCAAAGTAGTCGTTGTACAAAGCAGTGACATAACTAAAGTTCCTCAACTGCAGCAATATGGATACTGTTGCAATAGTCACTAGCAAGATGATTATAGTCCAGATAATACGCTTTCCCACGTCAGTTACCTTCTATTTGTACGCAAGTAAGATACCTTATTAGAGCTTGATTTGGTCTATATGTATGAGCTCCTCTAGATCGATCGTCGTCACGCTCCCATAAGGCAGGATCTGAGCAAAAGCTTCTTGTAGCGTGATGCGACCCGCCATGGCTCTCACAGCATTGATGACCCCGCCATGAGAGAAGAGGAGTACACGCTGAGCTCCAGATGTGTAGAGTTCATCCAGTAGGTCTGCGACACGTCTTGCTAAGTCTCGTAGCGACTCACCCCGAGGGGCTGGCTGATCGATAAAATACTCAAAGAAGGCTGACACCTCTTGCTCTTTCTCGAGGATGCTATTCCAATGCTTCCCCTCCCAATCGCCAAAGTTCATCTCTTTCAGACGATCATCCACCTCTATACTGGTCTCCTTGGGTACACAGTGCTGCGCCAGCTTGAACGCACGAGACAGTGGACTAGAGAGGATGCGATCATACAGAGACAGATCTATCTGAGCTGCCACACGAGGAGCCTCCTCGGCAAATGTGTCTGCCAGCGGTATATCTGTATTGCCATAGCAAATGACCTGCCACTCAGGTGATACGGCGGTATGTCTGACCAATGTTATCTGCATCCTTTCGCTTCTTTTTTATCTATTCATATCCAGCGATATGATAGGTGATGGACTCACCACCTATCATCATTATTGTTAAAGTCTTT is part of the Porphyromonas asaccharolytica DSM 20707 genome and harbors:
- a CDS encoding sensor histidine kinase, which encodes MYNDYFETLAQRALDEVSRSLEQDEVERQLRSVLTQKDVQKFGLQDSLQPGVEGSGALSASYMSDGSEVWNGYGNSQRATCPPWAEARVNRRGKEHTKALQNKLLNTYFYHRNLLDEAVLRTILKRNDQPLRQRVNVDFLQKALVRELAQVGITEAFEFTLYDSRGQSVYTTVPDTYVPSRKAPLVLRRDLFVQSNSYLDTQDELQLPYIELIFMDHSHHMGNLIYTLPSAATLLVIVMLSALAIAILVRQQHYLRERKDFVSNMTHELKTPVSSIRLACEMLEDPSVEESEERRKRITQTMLKEVDRLTLLVDQVLQSSTMERGVLKTYPVELDAHEEIRDLSSAYVMKLTEAHGELVLALEAEHYRVLCDKIAFQNVISNVIDNSLKYRKEDIPPIITLTTRNDDTYLIIDIQDNGIGISRQDRAHIFDQFYRVHTGDRHDVKGFGLGLAYVQRAIQGMGGEVKVFSKLGVGTKMSLRIPFLAQSESKKNDNED
- a CDS encoding histidine phosphatase family protein; translated protein: MQITLVRHTAVSPEWQVICYGNTDIPLADTFAEEAPRVAAQIDLSLYDRILSSPLSRAFKLAQHCVPKETSIEVDDRLKEMNFGDWEGKHWNSILEKEQEVSAFFEYFIDQPAPRGESLRDLARRVADLLDELYTSGAQRVLLFSHGGVINAVRAMAGRITLQEAFAQILPYGSVTTIDLEELIHIDQIKL